One Polypterus senegalus isolate Bchr_013 chromosome 10, ASM1683550v1, whole genome shotgun sequence DNA segment encodes these proteins:
- the LOC120536788 gene encoding tigger transposable element-derived protein 1 isoform X1 — MTRKRHMDAKRARPMRKRTRIDLEKKMKMITKFEDGQKLTAVAREFGLAVSTVCTIVKDAARIKEHVKGSAPLKSTVITKQRSGAIYEMEKILISWIEDQNQKNLPLSPMIIQTKARSLYGEIKGTFSDGSQSFLASSGWFHRFKNRAGLHNMKTSCDAASGDTAEAETFSDLLKEIIREGGYLQQQIFNVDETGLFWKKMPSRTYISAEERITPGLKAGKDKLTVLLGCNASGCCKLKPLIVYHSENPRTLKGISKATLPVYFRSNPKTWVTVDIFEDWFVNCFIPEVEKYCRENGIPFKILLILDNAPGHPAHLDDFHPNVKVLFLPPSTTSLVQPMEQGLTENFKAYYLRTTFAQAVAAIDRNPNLSVREFWQSYSLYHGILNIAKAWQELSPNCCVSVWKRMCPQFLRGFKGFEKDETFEGVADKIVKLAEELDLEVDKNDVEELIESHGEELTDEELLELEAAKDATDVQAVALEEPEEKPKCFIAEEMSIAFREIASGMARLEKMDPNASRFLKVQRGVDESLACYREIYEEKKRAIALNSRISIQNVRTKSEDFELNVSEK, encoded by the coding sequence ATGACTAGAAAGAGGCACATGGATGCGAAGAGGGCACGGCCGATGCGGAAACGCACGAGAATTGATttagagaagaaaatgaaaatgataacaaaattCGAAGATGGACAAAAGTTGACGGCGGTAGCGCGAGAATTCGGTCTGGCAGTATCAACAGTGTGTACGATTGTAAAGGATGCCGCCCGTATTAAAGAACACGTGAAAGGATCTGCACCTTTAAAATCAACAGTAATAACCAAACAACGTTCAGGTGCTAtttatgaaatggaaaaaatattaataagctGGATAGaagatcaaaaccaaaaaaatcttCCGTTAAGTCCGATGATTATTCAGACAAAAGCCAGAAGTCTTTATGGAGAGATAAAGGGAACATTTTCCGATGGTTCTCAGTCATTTTTGGCAAGCAGTGGTTGGTTTCATCGTTTTAAGAATCGTGCTGGTCTTCATAACATGAAAACGTCTTGTGATGCTGCTAGTGGTGATACAGCCGAAGCTGAAACGTTTTCCGACTTGTTAAAAGAAATAATCCGAGAAGGAGGTTATTTGCAGCAACAAATTTTCAATGTTGATGAAACTggattgttttggaaaaaaatgccaTCTCGCACTTATATTTCTGCAGAAGAAAGAATAACCCCAGGGCTCAAAGCTGGAAAAGACAAACTGACTGTTTTGCTGGGATGTAATGCTTCTGGTTGCTGTAAGCTTAAACCACTGATTGTCTATCATTCGGAAAATCCACGCACGTTGAAGGGCATAAGTAAGGCAACTCTCCCCGTTTATTTTCGTTCAAATCCAAAGACATGGGTTACTGTTGACATTTTTGAGGACTGGTTTGTTAACTGTTTCATCCCTGAAGTTGAGAAATATTGTAGAGAAAATGGCATTCCATTCAAGATTTTGCTTATTCTTGATAATGCACCTGGTCACCCTGCTCATTTAGATGATTTTCATCCAAATGTTAAAGTGTTGTTCCTTCCACCGAGCACCACTTCACTCGTCCAGCCGATGGAGCAGGGTCTCACTGAAAACTTCAAGGCATATTATTTGCGCACAACTTTTGCTCAGGCAGTGGCTGCTATTGACAGAAATCCCAATCTGTCAGTCAGAGAATTTTGGCAATCCTACAGTCTTTACCATGGCATTCTGAACATCGCAAAGGCCTGGCAAGAGCTTTCACCGAACTGCTGTGTTTCCGTTTGGAAAAGAATGTGCCCGCAGTTTTTGCGTGGCTTCAAAGGTTTTGAAAAGGATGAGACGTTTGAGGGAGTGGCAGACAAAATTGTAAAGCTTGCTGAGGAATTGGATTTAGAAGTTGATAAAAACGATGTTGAAGAACTGATTGAATCACACGGAGAGGAATTAACAGACGAAGAGCTTCTTGAATTGGAAGCAGCTAAAGATGCAACAGACGTTCAAGCTGTGGCGTTGGAAGAGCCAGAAGAGAAGCCGAAATGTTTCATAGCTGAAGAAATGTCGATTGCATTTCGTGAGATTGCATCAGGAATGGCCCGATTAGAAAAAATGGATCCCAATGCCTCGCGATTCTTGAAAGTCCAGAGGGGGGTGGATGAGTCGTTAGCCTGTTATCGAGAGATTTATGAGGAGAAGAAAAGGGCAATTGCCCTAAACAGCAGGATAAGCATACAAAATGTACGGACAAAGTCGGAAGATTTTGAACTGAATGTGTCTGAAAAGTAA